A genomic segment from Aspergillus puulaauensis MK2 DNA, chromosome 1, nearly complete sequence encodes:
- a CDS encoding putative arsenite efflux transporter ArsB-like (COG:S;~EggNog:ENOG410PIXM;~InterPro:IPR004680;~PFAM:PF03600;~TransMembrane:12 (i16-39o74-95i115-135o155-184i196-213o233-257i324-345o351-372i522-542o562-587i608-637o657-679i);~go_component: GO:0016021 - integral component of membrane [Evidence IEA];~go_process: GO:0055085 - transmembrane transport [Evidence IEA]): MADELDTDRIKDWRSIITLIVFVLANIVVLFPFHVPIYIPRSFANATLRGLSTLRVIEGRQYGRDYGNFVRLNFPFNFVTAPLIADLFLLAILAIGRKEVHDGTIEADNISPIDIMVFFLSLAYIAISIDASGLIRYLAFKVLQKGGKVGHRLFFYLYAFFFVLGSFIGNDPIILSGTAFLAYMTRVSSNIVHPRAWIYTQFAVANIASAILVTSNPTNLVLTSAFQIKFIDYTANMIVPVVITAIVLFPFLLYIIFADESLVPLSIEMHELPEDVRSKKPVNPNIPNARGNAEEQEKEAANGEEDKLLSLEEILNPFLDKRGAAFGAVIMAATLITVLALNAASQGHTHPVFWVTLPAAFVLFCWDIAYGWHHRHETRKIARKGREDVERMRAQGIPHDEEMATDSSDPQSTGALSVPSPVVLHPSDREDSIPPSTASVQPSPSRISTLDEKQGLGLANVNSLLPNPASPEKAKEMQPPLADVNEHNKNKTLESLAISTYRWLQETFPTVTAVVSHMPFPLVPFAFAMFILVQALATKGWIEVFAYGWDHWVNRTGTIGAIGGMGFLSVILCNFAGTNIGTTILLSRVVQTWQSIHEANGTPISDRAFWATVYSMALGVNYGAFSTAFSASLAGLLWRDILRRKHIHVRSLDFAMVNLPIISISMAVGCAVLVGEVYLMRDNSPYNS; this comes from the exons ATGGCGGACGAACTCGACACAGATCGCATTAAAGACTGGCGATCGATCATCACCCTGATTGTCTTTGTGCTTGCCA ATATCGTCGTGCTCTTCCCCTTCCACGTCCCCATATACATTCCTCGCTCTTTCGCAAATGCGACACTACGTGGACTGAGTACACTGCGAGTGATTGAAGGCCGTCAATATGGCCGCGATTATGGCAACTTTGTGCGCCTCAACTTCCCCTTCAACTTCGTCACAGCGCCCTTGATTGCAGATCTCTTCCTTCTGGCCATCCTGGCAATTGGACGCAAGGAGGTGCACGATGGGACCATCGAGGCTGACAACATCTCGCCCATTGATATCatggtcttcttcctctcccttgcatacatcgccatctccattgATGCGTCGGGCCTCATCCGGTACCTGGCCTTCAAGGTGCTGCAAAAGGGTGGCAAGGTCGGACATCGCTTGTTCTTCTATCTCTATGCGTTTTTCTTCGTCTTGGGCAGCTTCATCGGAAATGATCCTATCATTCTTTCCGGAACGGCGTTTCTGGCCTACATGACCCGGGTGTCCAGCAATATCGTGCATCCTCGAGCGTGGATATACACCCAGTTCGCCGTCGCCAATATCGCATCGGCCATCTTGGTGACGTCGAACCCAACTAATCTTGTTCTGACGAGTGCATTCCAGATCAAGTTCATTGACTACACGGCGAATATGATCGTTCCGGTTGTCATCACTGCGATAGTGCTGTTCCCGTTTTTGCTGtacatcatcttcgccgacgagTCGCTTGTCCCGTTATCAATCGAGATGCACGAGCTTCCGGAGGACGTGAGATCAAAAAAGCCAGTTAATCCTAATATCCCAAATGCCCGTGGGAATGCAGAAgagcaggagaaagaggcggcgaacggcgaggaagacaaaCTGTTATCACTCGAAGAGATCCTCAACCCTTTTCTCGACAAGAGAGGAGCGGCCTTTGGTGCCGTCATAATGGCTGCAACACTCATTACCGTGCTGGCTCTAAATGCAGCGAGTCAGGGCCACACCCATCCTGTCTTTTGGGTCACTCTGCCGGCTGCGTTTGTCCTCTTTTGCTGGGATATCGCATATGGGTGGCACCACCGCCATGAGACGCGCAAGATCGCACGGAAAGGCCGAGAGGACGTGGAACGTATGCGGGCGCAAGGGATTCCGCACGATGAAGAGATGGCTACAGACAGCTCTGATCCCCAGTCCACAGGCGCGTTGAGCGTTCCTTCGCCAGTGGTGCTCCATCCGTCAGACCGTGAAGACTCCATTCCCCCGTCCACTGCATCGGTCCAACCATCTCCTAGTCGAATAAGTACCCTGGATGAGAAGCAGGGGTTGGGTCTCGCAAATGTCAATTCTCTTCTGCCAAACCCGGCCAGTCCtgaaaaggcaaaggagATGCAGCCACCCTTGGCGGATGTCAATGAGCATAACAAAAACAAGACACTGGAGTCCCTCGCGATCAGTACCTATCGATGGCTGCAAGAGACCTTTCCAACCGTTACAGCTGTAGTGTCACATATGCCGTTTCCGCTCGTTCCGTTCGCCTTTGCCATGTTTATCCTGGTACAGGCGCTGGCCACCAAGGGATGGATTGAGGTCTTTGCATACGGATGGGATCACTGGGTCAACCGAACTGGCACTATTGGGGCCATTGGAGGAATGGGCTTTCTCTCGGTGATACTTTGCAAT TTCGCCGGCACTAATATCGGGACAACCATCCTTCTCTCACGAGTGGTCCAGACGTGGCAGTCGATCCACGAGGCAAATGGCACTCCCATCAGTGACCGAGCCTTCTGGGCCACCGTCTACAGCATGGCTCTCGGTGTCAATTACGGGGCATTCAGCACGGCTTTCAGTGCCTCTCTGGCTGGTCTGTTATGGCGTGATATCCTGCGCCGCAAGCATATCCATGTCCGGAGTTTGGATTTTGCTATGGTTAACTTGCCTATCATTTCCATATCTATGGCTGTTGGGTGTGCTGTCCTTGTGGGCGAGGTTTATCTTATGCGCGACAATTCTCCGTATAATTCGTGA
- a CDS encoding uncharacterized protein (COG:S;~EggNog:ENOG410PI9S;~TransMembrane:6 (i67-89o101-119i131-151o214-236i281-301o321-342i)) has protein sequence MPPLAVASQILQVPRDVSSPSNSTEIGLEVVCAWPVSGQYGPGTRVLYYVLIAACVFARKEEWLRNACLAGALLFPAIAAVHGIVLAAIHVDGAIDMDVYGAFQLCSIGILTAPLTARMSGTYFKDPRRNIIFLWTGLVLAGLLSITVELFRVETSRCTQDEAGNPISSDVSQFPYEGTKCSLRCSPEEGPFSPIRLGATDEIFVIPAPKKLTFGAATLLAAACCIPAIISMLYFWSLILQETWNNRVNGETESDPRDEPIDGTNGATVGKMLQINGLVRTVLSTVEAPVFAAAVLAILILGEKNFFSKPVDHGTEPIASIGQWAPIVGAGFAIFGSLYLFLTADDREQGPACKCTCHNVEGVKRQSIPATENESDSGRTTTTPEPAHTHPARRETDDIGNRRGINRALIRFATTLSIAAHDRLTDYDFRIGRAQDFPEIPAEPQRNKTLQQIRDQYNPRRDSNGNLTLSRVGSTISMSSWRDGERSSTTSQGISPRSSRASTRSRSPSPFPPSSRRDEDAGPADSHCGLDPLAQPRRRRDTLEVPHQHGSSRRSPSASSVSTAGVAIPGGQGSPAIVISTGDEVPASVFDSSESDQSDSLGGSKYGRRSTS, from the exons ATGCCGCCTCTTGCTGTTGCCTCACAAATCCTCCAGGTCCCCAGAGATGTGTCTTCTCCCAGTAATTCCACAGAAATTGGCCTCGAAGTCGTCTGTGCGTGGCCAGTGTCCGGCCAGTACGGGCCTGGTACAAGGGTCCT ATACTacgtcctcatcgccgctTGCGTATTCGCACGAAAGGAAGAGTGGCTGAGAAATGCCTGTCTTGCCGGTGCCCTTCTCTTCCCGGCAATCGCTGCCGTTCATGGGATCGTCCTGGCCGCAATACACGTTGATGGTGCGATTGATATGGATGTATACGGAGCCTTCCAGCTGTGCTCGATTGGGATCCTGACTGCTCCCCTTACTGCAAGGATGTCCGGGACATACTTCAAGGACCCGCGGCGGAATATCATTTTTCTGTGGACTggtcttgttcttgctg GACTGCTGAGTATCACTGTCGAGCTCTTTCGTGTCGAGACTTCGAGGTGCACTCAGGACGAGGCCGGAAATCCAATATCCAGCGATGTATCCCAGTTCCCCTACGAGGGCACCAAGTGTAGCTTGCGCTGTTCACCTGAGGAAGGCCCCTTTTCACCCATACGACTCGGAGCAACGGACGAAATATTCGTGATTCCCGCACCCAAGAAGCTCACGTTCGGCGCTGCGACACTGCTGGCCGCGGCCTGTTGCATTCCCGCCATTATATCCATGCTATATTTCTGGTCCTTGATTCTCCAAGAGACCTGGAACAACCGCGTCAACGGCGAGACAGAGTCAGACCCACGCGATGAGCCCATTGACGGTACAAACGGGGCCACCGTGGGAAAGATGCTGCAAATAAACGGCCTGGTACGGACGGTTCTGAGCACAGTGGAAGCCCCAGTATTCGCGGCAGCAGTTCTGGCAATTTTAATTCTGGGAGAAAAGAACTTCTTCAGTAAACCGGTAGACCATGGAACCGAGCCCATCGCCAGCATTGGCCAGTGGGCACCGATTGTAGGCGCCGGCTTTGCAATATTCGGTTCCTTGTATCTCTTCCTTACTGCCGACGATAGAGAGCAAGGCCCTGCATGTAAATGCACTTGCCATAATGTGGAAGGCGTAAAGCGACAGTCGATTCCTGCTACCGAAAATGAATCAGATTCCGGCAGGACGACAACGACCCCCGAGCCTGCCCATACCCACCCTGCTCGACGTGAAACCGATGATATTGGCAACCGACGTGGAATCAACCGAGCCCTCATCCGCTTCGCAACAACCCTGAGTATCGCTGCCCACGATCGTCTCACAGACTACGACTTCCGGATAGGCCGCGCCCAGGACTTCCCTGAGATCCCGGCCGAGCCGCAGCGAAACAAGACACTACAGCAGATACGCGACCAGTATAACCCCAGAAGAGATTCAAATGGTAACCTCACTCTCTCCCGTGTTGGTTCAACCATCAGTATGTCCTCGTGGCGGGACGGTGAACGCAGCTCGACAACATCGCAAGGCATTTCACCGCGGTCTTCCAGGGCGTCGACGCGCTCGCGGTCTCCCTCTCCATTCCCACCGTCCTCTCGACGAGACGAAGACGCTGGCCCAGCAGATAGCCACTGTGGCCTTGATCCTCTTGCTCAACCCCGACGGCGCCGGGATACGTTGGAGGTCCCTCATCAGCATGGTTCTTCAAGACGCAGTCCTTCAGCATCATCGGTATCCACTGCAGGGGTTGCGATACCAGGAGGACAGGGCTCTCCAGCCATAGTCATATCAACCGGAGACGAAGTACCGGCTTCCGTCTTTGATTCATCGGAGTCTGATCAATCGGACTCACTGGGGGGAAGTAAATATGGGCGGCGGTCTACATCATAG
- a CDS encoding putative MFS alpha-glucoside transporter (COG:G;~EggNog:ENOG410PKU8;~InterPro:IPR005829,IPR005828,IPR003663,IPR036259, IPR020846;~PFAM:PF00083,PF07690;~TransMembrane:12 (i52-77o97-120i132-151o157-179i191-214o226-243i314-335o347-369i376-397o403-427i448-465o477-495i);~go_component: GO:0016020 - membrane [Evidence IEA];~go_component: GO:0016021 - integral component of membrane [Evidence IEA];~go_function: GO:0022857 - transmembrane transporter activity [Evidence IEA];~go_process: GO:0055085 - transmembrane transport [Evidence IEA]), translating into MTTQRVVPSDREVAQLQRAEGQTADLVRQAHESDEADRKLTIREALGKYKKAVFWAMFLSTSLVMEGYDLVIITSFYGQSQFQERFGVYDPASDKKLIPAAWQSGLSNSALVGQLAGLIVNAICQDRFGCRPTMMFFMGWMAVAIFIPVFAPSLQVLAFGEAFCGISWGVFQTLSTTYASEVVPTILRPYVTAYVCMCWGGGILLSSGVVRAVAGLEGDMGWRLPFILQWIWPIPLLIGAYFAPESPWNSVRRDKPDEARRSLMRLYHNMPEREQRAEQTLAYIKYTTEMERSETANASFLECFKGTNLRRTEINCVVWAAQILCGNAILGYSVVFLQAAGFSELQAFNINISLSGCYIVGGIICWFLFPHVGRATIYMTGLTFMFFCLVTIGGLSWGPGKDAQLAIGIILVISTLCNMIAIGPTCYPIVAETPSGRLRYKTITIGRFVYNLTSIFSNSVTPRMLSSTSWNWGAKAAFFYAGTNLLCNIWCWFRLPETKDRTFGEIDLLFTHRVPARKFKSTHVDQFAHGGDYLSKEEVEHRENVE; encoded by the exons ATGACAACCCAGCGTGTTGTCCCATCTGACCGAGAGGTCGCTCAGCTGCAGAGAGCAGAGGGTCAAACAGCGGACCTCGTCCGCCAGGCCCACGAGAGTGATGAGGCCGATCGAAAGTTGACAATCCGGGAGGCCCTGGGAAAATACAAAAAAGCCGTTTTCTGGGCTATGTTCCTGTCGACCAGCTTGGTCATGGAGGGCTACGACCTCGTCATT ATAACGTCGTTCTACGGGCAAAGCCAGTTCCAAGAACGGTTCGGTGTATATGACCCTGCGTCAGATAAGAAATTGATTCCAGCTGCATGGCAATCCGGCCTCTCAAACTCGGCCCTCGTTGGCCAGCTTGCAGGCCTCATCGTCAACGCAATCTGCCAGGACCGCTTTGGGTGTCGGCCAACTATGATGTTCTTTATGGGGTGGATGGCAGTGGCGATATTTATTCCGGTCTTTGCTCCATCGCTTCAAGTCCTGGCCTTTGGGGAGGCATTCTGCGGTATATCATGGGGCGTATTTCAG ACCCTATCGACTACGTATGCGTCCGAAGTCGTGCCTACTATTCTCAGACCATACGTCACAGCGTATGTTTGTATGTGCTGGGGTGGTGGCATCCTTCTCTCATCCGGCGTTGTCCGTGCTGTGGCTGGGCTAGAGGGTGATATGGGCTGGCGACTTCCATTTATTCTGCAATGGATCTGGCCCATCCCGCTACTTATCGGGGCCTATTTTGCGCCAGAGTCTCCCTGGAACTCCGTCCGTCGGGATAAGCCCGACGAGGCAAGACGCAGTCTAATGCGACTTTATCATAACATGCCAGAGAGGGAACAACGAGCGGAACAGACCCTGGCGTATATCAAATACACGACAGAGATGGAAAGGTCTGAAACAGCCAATGCAAGCTTCCTGGAGTGCTTCAAGGGAACCAATCTGCGGAGGACTGAGATC AATTGCGTCGTTTGGGCCGCCCAGATACTTTGTGGCAATGCCATTCTCGGCTACTCAGTGGTGTTTCTCCAAGCCGCCGGTTTCAGCGAGTTGCAAGCGTTCAATATCAACATTTCACTATCAGGCTGCTATATCGTTGGAGGTATCATTTGCTGGTTCCTCTTCCCACATGTTGGGAGAGCGACGATCTACATGACCGGCTTGACTTTCATGTTCTTCTGTCTTGTCACCATCGGAGGTCTCTCCTGGGGTCCCGGGAAGGACGCACAGCTAGCGATTGGAATCATCTTGGTTATATCCACACTATGCAATATGATTGCAATCGGACCGACATGCTACCCCATTGTGGCGGAAACACCATCTGGACGACTGAGGTACAAGACAATCACTATCGGGCGGTTCGTATACAATCTGACCAGCATATTCTCCAACTCCGTCACGCCTCGCATGCTTTCATCTACAT CGTGGAATTGGGGAGCCAAGGCGGCCTTCTTCTACGCGGGCACCAATTTACTCTGCAATATATGGTGTTGGTTCCGACTGCCCGAAACTAAGGACCGGACCTTTGGAGAAATCGACTTGCTCTTTACTCATCGTGTACCGGCAAGGAAGTTCAAGTCTACTCATGTTGACC AATTCGCGCATGGCGGAGACTACTTATCcaaggaggaagttgagCACCGGGAGAATGTGGAGTGA
- a CDS encoding glycoside hydrolase family 127 protein (CAZy:GH127;~CAZy:GH146;~COG:S;~EggNog:ENOG410PK61;~InterPro:IPR008928,IPR012878;~PFAM:PF07944;~go_process: GO:0005975 - carbohydrate metabolic process [Evidence IEA]), with translation MSFQQVPVRSVEITSTFWSQMQRCSREKTIPAIIKAQKSLGHWYCLTWKEGHEIQPHPFWDSDIYKIVEAACYFLMKNMDEELMATVEEAVDMIRAAQHPDGYINSYYTVLGIDKRWTNLRDMHELYCLGHLTEACVAYETLTNSGRLLEPVLKALRHVDSVFGSEPGSKRGYPGHQEIEIGLLRLYELCEEPVLLKLAKYLISERGQRDANGETYFDHEAKSRGGDPYDHFGGEMKAWFEHPRDYSYNQADRPLVGATEVKGHAVRAMYYYIAATDLVRLTGDSEVKAALDRMWTDMTERKLYITGGIGAMRQWEGFGAKYVLGDTEESGTCYAETCASFALILWCQRMLQLDLNVKYADVMEIALYNGFLGAVGLDGGSFYYQNPLRTYTGHPKQRSEWFEVACCPPNVAKLLGSMGSLIYSFKDNVVAIHLYIESEFTVPGTNVVVSQKTNMPWSGGVHIKVQGTVALALRIPTWADGYTSSVEGEIKDGYLCIPETQDAEVDLSFTLKARKVYPNPATEKDQVCIMRGPLVYCIEDVDNDVDVDHVGLVDDVVSDGNPIDIAAVRGVIPVKATGRELVEGQTSLYASEPWKYGKERSLLYVPYFLRANRGGKGGMTVWARRLGLYE, from the exons ATGTCTTTCCAGCAGGTACCTGTTCGCAGTGTCGAAATCACGTCGACCTTTTGGTCGCAGATGCAACGCTGCTCCAGGGAAAAGACCATCCCGGCTATCATCAAGGCCCAGAAGTCCTTGGGGCATTGGTATTGCCTGACATGGAAAGAAGGCCACGAGATCCAACCCCAT CCATTTTGGGATAGTGATATATACAAGATCGTCGAAGCCGCGTGCTACTTTCTCATGAAGAACATGGATGAAGAGCTGATGGCTACCGTGGAGGAAGCGGTAGACATGATCCGGGCAGCTCAACACCCGGACGGATATATCAATTCCTATTATACCGTGCTGGGTATCGATAAGCGATGGACGAATCTCCGGGATATGCACGAGCTATACTGTCTGGGCCATCTTACAGAGGCTTGCGTTGCATACGAGACCCTCACCAATAGCGGAAGATTGTTGGAGCCGGTATTAAAAGCACTCCGGCATGTAGACTCTGTCTTTGGCTCTGAACCGGGATCGAAGAGGGGATACCCAGGGCACCAGGAGATTGAGATCGGTCTTTTAAGACTATATGAACTATGCGAGGAGCCCGTTCTCCTGAAACTCGCCAAATACCTCATCAGCGAGCGAGGGCAGAGGGATGCCAATGGCGAGACGTACTTCGACCACGAGGCTAAATCCCGCGGCGGGGATCCGTATGACCATTTTGGTGGCGAGATGAAGGCCTGGTTCGAGCATCCGCGAGACTATAGCTACAACCAGGCTGACCGGCCCCTCGTAGGGGCTACTGAGGTCAAGGGTCATGCAGTGCGTGCCATGTACTACTATATTGCAGCAACCGACCTGGTTCGTCTTACAGGCGACAGCGAGGTAAAAGCGGCACTCGACCGGATGTGGACCGACATGACAGAAAGGAAACTGTACATCACAGGTGGTATTGGAGCCATGCGCCAGTGGGAAGGGTTCGGTGCGAAGTACGTGCTCGGGGATACTGAAGAGTCAGGGACATGTTACGCCGAGACCTGTGCGTCTTTCGCATTAATCCTCTGGTGTCAAAGAATGCTTCAGCTGGATTTGAATGTCAAGTACGCTGACGTGATGGAAATCGCGTTATATAATGGCTTTCTTGGGGCTGTTGGCCTGGATGGTGGTTCATTTTATTATCAGAACCCCTTACGAACATATACCGGGCACCCAAAGCAAAGGAGTGAATGGTTTGAAGTGGCCTGCTGCCCACCAAATGTCGCCAAGCTGCTGGGCTCGATGGGCTCTCTCATATACTCGTTCAAGGACAATGTCGTCGCTATTCACTTGTACATCGAAAGCGAGTTCACAGTTCCCGGAACGAACGTGGTTGTTTCCCAAAAAACGAACATGCCCTGGTCGGGCGGCGTCCACATAAAGGTACAAGGTACAGTGGCTCTCGCGCTGCGCATCCCAACCTGGGCAGATGGCTATACGAGCTCCGTGGAAGGGGAAATCAAGGACGGTTACCTTTGTATTCCTGAAACGCAGGACGCGGAGGTGGACCTTTCTTTCACACTCAAAGCACGCAAGGTATACCCTAATCCCGCAACCGAGAAAGATCAGGTTTGCATTATGCGTGGTCCGTTGGTATACTGCATCGAAGATGTGGACAACGATGTGGACGTCGACCATGTTGGCTTGGTAGACGACGTTGTCAGCGACGGCAACCCGATCGATATTGCGGCAGTAAGGGGTGTGATTCCAGTCAAAGCTACCGGGAGGGAATTGGTCGAGGGACAGACCAGTCTGTACGCCTCTGAGCCTTGGAAGTatgggaaagagaggagcCTTCTTTATGTCCCATACTTCCTGCGGGCCAATCGGGGAGGAAAGGGTGGCATGACGGTATGGGCGAGACGGTTAGGCCTTTATGAATAA
- a CDS encoding fungal specific transcription factor domain-containing protein (COG:S;~EggNog:ENOG410PIHD;~InterPro:IPR007219;~PFAM:PF04082;~go_function: GO:0003677 - DNA binding [Evidence IEA];~go_function: GO:0008270 - zinc ion binding [Evidence IEA];~go_process: GO:0006351 - transcription, DNA-templated [Evidence IEA]), which translates to MRTTPSAVQPAPGAFQTETNLPPDSLLLFHRYIFITAQRAGHIPNFLVLGMIALMAKFSSNPYFDNIHLWQRAKCWFSAAMQSFNARTELIDLPALQGCILLSFVALAEGDSAQEALLTSQAICMVRMLCLPESLSLNPIQREVEIRIFWVMWMMENWHAARALIPKQLMASPTFKRPLEEETYKNMRRDDLAGE; encoded by the exons ATGAGGACCACTCCTTCAGCAGTACAGCCAGCTCCTGGTGCATTCCAGACGGAAACAAACCTGCCACCGGATTCT ctgcttctcttccaccgctatatatttattaccGCACAGCGCGCGGGCCATATTCCTAACTTTCTTGTGCTTGGAATGATTGCTCTGATGGCTAA ATTTTCATCTAACCCTTACTTTGATAATATCCACCTCTGGCAGAGAGCCAAGTGCTGGTTCTCAGCTGCAATGCAGTCTTTTAATGCTCGAACGGAATTGATCGATTTACCAGCTCTGCAAGGATGcattcttctctccttcgtcGCGCTTGCGGAGGGAGATTCCGCGCAGGAGGCACTACTTACGTCCCAGGCTATCTGCATGGTTCGAATGCTGTGCTTACCGGAAAGCTTAAGCTTAAATCCCATCCAGCGAGAAGTAGAAATTCGAA TTTTCTGGGTGATGTGGATGATGGAGAACTGGCACGCCGCCCGTGCCCTTATCCCCAAGCAACTGATGGCGAGTCCCACTTTTAAGCGTCCACTGGAAGAAGAGACTTACAAGAATATGAGACGGGACGACCTGGCTGGTGAGTAA